The nucleotide sequence TAGACAGCGATTTTACCAATACGAATAAGTTGTCTTTTTGCTCTTTAGTCATAGTGCAAATAATGAATTTAAATCACTGTTAATCAATATTTTAAATTAAATAAAATTTGTGTTGACATCGTAATTAATGGCTATGCAATCGATACTTTGAATAATCCAAAATATAAATTCGTATTACAATACAAAAATATATTAGAACAAATGTCAAATTCTCAAGTACAAATTTTTGATACAACCCTCAGAGATGGCGAACAAGTTCCTGGTTGCAAATTGAATACTGAACAAAAAGTTGTGATAGCTGAACAACTAGATACATTAGGTGTTGACGTAATAGAAGCTGGATTTCCAGTATCTAGTCCAGGAGATTTTAAATCGGTTGAAGAAATTTCAAAAATAGTAAAAAACGCAACGGTTTGTGGTTTAACGCGATCGGTAGAAAATGATATAAAGGTTGCAGCAGAAGCATTGAAACATGCAAAAAAACCAAGAATACATACAGGAATTGGCACTTCTGATTCTCACATCGTACATAAATTTAAAAGTAATCGTGAAGATATTATAGAACGCGCTTATGCAGCTGTGAGTTATGCAAAATCTTTTGTTGAAGATGTTGAATTCTATGCTGAAGATGCTGGACGAACTGACAACGATTATTTAGCACGTGTTTGTGAAGCTGCCATAAAAGCTGGAGCAACTGTGTTAAATATTCCAGATACTACAGGTTACTGTTTACCTCATGAATATGGTGCAAAAATAAAGTACTTAAAAGAAAATGTAAAAGGCATTGAAAAAGCTATTTTATCTTGTCATTGTCATAACGATTTAGGACTTGCTACTGCAAATTCTATTGAAGGTGTTATTAATGGTGCTCGTCA is from Pontimicrobium sp. SW4 and encodes:
- a CDS encoding 2-isopropylmalate synthase yields the protein MSNSQVQIFDTTLRDGEQVPGCKLNTEQKVVIAEQLDTLGVDVIEAGFPVSSPGDFKSVEEISKIVKNATVCGLTRSVENDIKVAAEALKHAKKPRIHTGIGTSDSHIVHKFKSNREDIIERAYAAVSYAKSFVEDVEFYAEDAGRTDNDYLARVCEAAIKAGATVLNIPDTTGYCLPHEYGAKIKYLKENVKGIEKAILSCHCHNDLGLATANSIEGVINGARQIECTINGIGERAGNTALEEVVMILKQHPYLNLDTNIQTEMLYGISQLVSDSMGIYTQPNKAIVGANAFAHSSGIHQDGVIKNRETYEIIDPKEVGVTESAIVLTARSGRAALAYRAKNVGYELTKLQLDEVYANFLTFADKKKEINDSDIHQIIETSKIYREIISA